A window of Mustela nigripes isolate SB6536 chromosome 9, MUSNIG.SB6536, whole genome shotgun sequence contains these coding sequences:
- the RLN1 gene encoding prorelaxin H1 → MQHLHWSHLLKVWLLLSQLPREIPAQDDDKIIKACGRELVRLRIQICGSISWVGRVHQQVREPRQASEPLAEVLPSSIIHTKTLNTMVEHIPNFSQELKAALSDREPSIRELQLEMESSNLNLEELKKAVLSGQNETEDKSLSEFENSGLDKHSRKKRQFYVPLSDKCCNVGCTRKELSAQC, encoded by the exons ATGCAGCACCTGCACTGGTCCCACCTGCTAAAAGTCTGGCTTTTACTGAGCCAGCTTCCCAGAGAGATCCCAGCCCAGGACGATGACAAGATAATTAAGGCTTGCGGCCGCGAGTTAGTCCGCCTACGCATCCAGATCTGCGGCTCGATCTCCTGGGTGGGAAGGGTTCACCAGCAAGTGCGGGAACCTCGGCAGGCATCAGAACCACTTGCAG AAGTCCTGCCATCCTCCATCATCCATACGAAAACCTTAAATACAATGGTGGAACACATTCCTAACTTCtcacaggagctgaaggcagcactCTCTGACAGGGAGCCATCAATAAGAGAGCTACAACTTGAAATGGAAAGTTCAAATCTTAATTTGGAAGAATTGAAGAAAGCTGTTCTTAGTGGACAAAATGAAACTGAAGACAAAAGTCTTTCAGAATTCGAAAACTCAGGCTTAGATAAACATTCCCGAAAAAAGAGACAGTTCTATGTACCCTTAAGTGATAAGTGTTGTAATGTAGGTTGTACCAGAAAAGAGCTTTCTGCACAATGCTGA